A section of the Rhodospirillales bacterium genome encodes:
- a CDS encoding tail fiber domain-containing protein, which produces MTINNGANSMYDILRVYGSSTTAFGALGQTGTITVLSAPSTGTDTTSLQFHTSNAGAESAAMTILGSGNVGIGTTNPYNTLHVHTATDVNMLIRTGIADTTAARLHALKDDGTTYIPMELAASKFNFVNGNVGIGTTTPGTKLDVVQTGTTPALQVSGGTNPLMRIVDGTVIAKLQSTGGTEGLVGTESNHPFSIRTNNTQRIFVDTTGNVGIGTTGPVSKLDVAGGARVGADATCTAAKAGMLAWNSNKLQVCTDAGTFTDIASSSGGSSQWVNGTGGAIYYNSGSVGIGVTAPSSSLEVRNSPVNVTKSAVAAVLTPSVTANGTYYHMGAQNVLEPVIASGITNSGYMIGTRNDVYRNYVVSGDKGTLQLLYGMSIGYGHYNTDATASPTTTRAVGLVIAPLYNSGTITDMYDIYLSPDGTGGTVTNRYGIYQANTAKNYFGGNVGIGTTPTNKLTVGGLGNAEGIQLVSGVANHTLFIGDVDDGTNRYWAITPGTGATQPFVINSASSGLNYNLWVRNKGGSYNYVNIAHNDTYGMISTSNATPLVLSPGSGSVGVGVNTPRGRLNLYGTGQTTADLDTTTGDLSNMLVLQSSNIAAGDGGGIVFGTRTVGGSTDGLWAAIKAIAVSGTNYSAGDLAISTRTLNTDTALSEKIRIKANGNVGIGTATPAAKLDVAGTGNNMIANHAYTGTNSYVPHFIGYMARGTEASPTYPLNGDPLATFQGRPGAGSSSWTGMTIVATEDQSATAQGSQIRFQTTPNGTVSSTVPRMTIDQNGNVGIGTNAPATALEVAPSISNSTIKTGGIEIQSYAVNNDWIADNMYYSGSGAPWTYRANGYAAQMYFNSGNITFRTGPSGTAGGLFTPLTALQILNNGNVGIGTTTPNEGKVEVKGGTVCVDTNSDDSATSCIASESDARLKKNVEGLGYGLDTLMKLRPVSFDWKYDDAEVLKHYPLVARFAKAPHSVGFIAQEVQKLVPEAIESETVGDKDVQYFQLDYTKIVPVVTRAVQELKGLFDTLSAKVADLAAKLADVVADVAGLKDEVKSLRSENAALKDRLDAMDARLKALEGAK; this is translated from the coding sequence TTGACGATTAATAACGGCGCCAACAGCATGTACGACATCCTGCGGGTTTATGGGAGCTCGACAACCGCTTTTGGCGCGCTCGGGCAGACCGGCACGATCACGGTTCTTTCCGCCCCGTCGACCGGGACAGATACCACCTCGCTGCAATTCCACACGTCGAATGCCGGGGCCGAGTCAGCCGCGATGACCATTCTTGGCAGCGGCAACGTGGGCATCGGGACGACCAACCCTTACAACACCCTGCATGTGCATACGGCAACCGACGTCAACATGTTGATCCGTACGGGGATCGCCGATACGACGGCCGCGCGCCTGCATGCGCTTAAAGATGACGGCACGACATATATCCCGATGGAACTTGCCGCATCCAAATTCAACTTTGTGAACGGCAACGTGGGCATCGGGACGACGACGCCGGGTACCAAGCTGGATGTTGTCCAGACGGGGACGACTCCTGCCCTCCAGGTTTCCGGGGGCACCAATCCGCTGATGCGCATCGTCGATGGGACAGTGATCGCCAAGTTGCAATCGACTGGCGGCACAGAGGGGCTTGTCGGGACCGAAAGCAACCATCCTTTCAGTATCCGGACAAACAACACGCAAAGAATATTTGTTGATACCACCGGCAACGTGGGCATCGGAACGACGGGGCCGGTATCGAAGCTTGACGTTGCGGGTGGCGCGCGGGTGGGGGCGGACGCGACGTGTACGGCGGCCAAGGCCGGGATGCTGGCGTGGAACTCCAACAAGCTTCAGGTGTGTACCGACGCGGGGACGTTCACGGATATCGCCTCGTCCTCCGGCGGCTCCTCGCAATGGGTCAACGGCACCGGCGGGGCGATTTATTATAACAGCGGCAGCGTGGGCATCGGGGTGACGGCGCCGTCGTCGAGTCTGGAAGTTCGAAACTCCCCCGTTAATGTCACAAAAAGCGCCGTGGCGGCTGTTTTAACGCCGAGCGTTACTGCGAACGGCACATATTATCATATGGGGGCCCAGAACGTGCTGGAGCCTGTTATTGCCAGCGGGATTACAAACTCTGGCTATATGATCGGGACACGAAATGACGTGTACCGAAACTATGTCGTTTCGGGGGACAAGGGTACGCTGCAGTTGCTTTACGGGATGAGTATTGGTTACGGGCATTACAATACCGATGCTACGGCATCCCCCACGACGACCCGTGCTGTTGGATTGGTGATTGCTCCTCTTTATAATTCCGGCACCATCACCGATATGTACGATATCTACCTGAGCCCTGACGGCACAGGGGGTACGGTCACGAACCGTTACGGCATTTATCAGGCCAACACAGCAAAGAACTATTTCGGCGGCAATGTCGGCATCGGGACGACGCCAACAAACAAGCTGACGGTCGGCGGGTTGGGGAATGCTGAGGGTATTCAACTGGTGTCGGGCGTCGCGAACCATACCTTGTTTATTGGCGATGTGGACGATGGCACCAACCGGTACTGGGCGATTACGCCGGGGACCGGTGCGACGCAGCCTTTTGTGATCAACAGCGCCTCAAGCGGTCTTAATTATAATCTTTGGGTGCGCAACAAGGGTGGCAGTTACAATTACGTCAATATCGCGCATAACGATACATACGGCATGATTTCCACGTCGAACGCCACGCCACTGGTGCTCTCGCCGGGCAGCGGCAGCGTGGGGGTCGGCGTCAATACCCCGCGCGGACGACTGAACCTGTACGGTACCGGTCAGACGACGGCGGATCTCGACACCACGACGGGCGACCTGTCGAACATGCTGGTGCTGCAAAGCTCGAACATCGCGGCGGGCGACGGCGGCGGCATCGTGTTCGGCACGCGCACGGTGGGCGGGTCGACCGACGGTCTGTGGGCGGCGATCAAGGCGATTGCGGTCAGCGGCACCAATTATTCCGCGGGCGACCTTGCGATCAGCACCCGCACGCTGAACACCGATACGGCGTTGAGCGAAAAAATCCGCATCAAGGCCAACGGCAATGTCGGGATTGGGACCGCGACGCCGGCGGCGAAACTGGATGTCGCGGGGACAGGCAATAATATGATTGCCAACCACGCTTATACCGGAACGAATTCTTATGTGCCGCATTTCATCGGGTATATGGCACGGGGGACCGAGGCATCGCCCACCTATCCTTTGAACGGTGATCCTCTGGCGACGTTCCAAGGGCGGCCGGGTGCCGGTAGTTCCTCCTGGACCGGTATGACCATCGTGGCGACGGAAGACCAATCGGCCACCGCGCAAGGTTCGCAAATCCGCTTCCAGACAACGCCGAACGGCACTGTTTCTTCGACGGTGCCACGTATGACCATCGATCAGAACGGTAATGTCGGCATCGGGACGAATGCGCCAGCTACGGCTTTGGAAGTGGCGCCTTCCATCAGCAATAGCACGATTAAGACGGGCGGGATCGAGATTCAAAGTTATGCTGTCAACAATGATTGGATAGCCGACAACATGTATTATAGTGGCTCTGGTGCCCCGTGGACATACAGAGCAAATGGCTATGCTGCACAGATGTATTTCAACAGCGGCAATATTACATTCAGAACTGGGCCAAGCGGTACGGCTGGTGGTTTATTTACACCGCTTACGGCACTTCAAATTCTTAACAACGGCAACGTCGGAATCGGGACCACGACCCCCAATGAGGGCAAGGTCGAGGTCAAGGGCGGGACGGTGTGCGTGGACACCAATTCCGACGATTCCGCGACCAGCTGTATCGCCAGCGAGTCCGACGCACGGTTGAAGAAAAACGTCGAGGGGCTGGGTTACGGCCTCGACACGCTGATGAAATTGCGCCCGGTTTCGTTCGACTGGAAATACGACGACGCCGAGGTGTTGAAACATTATCCGCTGGTGGCGCGTTTTGCCAAGGCGCCGCACAGCGTCGGCTTCATCGCGCAGGAGGTCCAGAAACTGGTGCCGGAGGCGATCGAATCCGAAACCGTGGGCGACAAGGACGTCCAGTACTTCCAGCTTGATTACACCAAGATCGTGCCGGTCGTGACGCGCGCGGTGCAGGAGCTTAAGGGCCTGTTTGACACGCTTTCGGCCAAGGTCGCGGATCTGGCGGCGAAGCTGGCGGACGTGGTGGCCGATGTCGCGGGGCTGAAGGACGAGGTCAAGAGCCTGCGGTCCGAGAACGCGGCGCTGAAAGACCGGCTGGATGCGATGGATGCGCGGCTCAAGGCGTTGGAGGGGGCGAAGTGA
- a CDS encoding GMP reductase — MRIEEDVKLDFKDVLIRPKRSTLGTRRDVDIRREFTFKWSGRSFKGTPIVAANMDGVGTMAMARAFAKHGEGLGVALTKHYSVADLAAFFKAPESDAAWYSLGTTKDDQEKLKAVLKKADKQRLTKICIDVANGYSEAFVTYLKSMREAYPKMTIMAGNVVTHEMTEELVLSGADVVKVGIGPGSVCTTRKMTGVGYPQLSAIIECADAAHGLGGLVCADGGCTVPGDLAKAFGAGADFVMLGGMLAGHDQSECEIVERQGEKFVQFYGMSSKTAMTKHSGGVAEYRASEGKTVSIKYRGDVKASLQDILGGIRSACTYVGARRLKELSKRTTFVRVTQQINTVFGES; from the coding sequence ATGCGTATCGAGGAAGACGTCAAACTGGATTTCAAGGATGTTCTGATCCGGCCCAAGCGCAGCACGCTGGGCACGCGGCGCGACGTGGACATCCGGCGCGAATTCACGTTCAAGTGGAGCGGGCGGAGCTTCAAGGGCACACCCATCGTGGCGGCCAACATGGACGGCGTGGGCACCATGGCGATGGCTCGCGCATTCGCCAAGCATGGCGAGGGGCTTGGCGTGGCGCTTACCAAGCATTATTCGGTCGCCGATCTTGCTGCGTTTTTCAAGGCGCCGGAATCCGATGCCGCGTGGTATTCGCTCGGCACCACCAAGGACGATCAGGAAAAGCTTAAAGCCGTGCTCAAGAAGGCCGACAAACAGCGCCTGACGAAGATCTGCATCGATGTCGCCAACGGCTATTCGGAGGCGTTTGTCACGTATCTCAAATCCATGCGCGAGGCCTATCCCAAAATGACCATCATGGCGGGCAACGTGGTGACGCATGAAATGACCGAGGAACTGGTTCTTTCCGGCGCGGACGTCGTGAAGGTGGGCATCGGGCCGGGCAGCGTGTGCACCACGCGCAAAATGACCGGTGTCGGATATCCGCAGCTTTCGGCGATTATCGAATGCGCCGATGCCGCGCACGGTCTGGGCGGGCTGGTGTGCGCCGATGGCGGATGCACCGTGCCGGGCGATCTGGCCAAGGCGTTCGGTGCCGGGGCGGATTTCGTGATGCTGGGCGGGATGCTGGCCGGGCACGACCAGTCGGAATGCGAAATCGTGGAAAGACAAGGCGAGAAATTCGTGCAGTTCTATGGCATGAGCAGCAAGACCGCGATGACCAAGCACAGCGGCGGGGTGGCGGAATACCGCGCGTCGGAAGGCAAGACCGTCAGCATCAAATATCGCGGCGACGTGAAGGCCAGTTTGCAAGATATTCTGGGCGGTATCCGTTCGGCCTGCACCTATGTCGGGGCGCGGCGGCTGAAGGAGCTTTCCAAGCGCACCACCTTCGTGCGCGTAACGCAGCAAATCAACACCGTGTTCGGGGAATCCTGA
- a CDS encoding 3-hydroxybutyrate dehydrogenase has translation MNAASKKSLKGKVALVTGSTSGIGLAVARALAAEGANVMINGFGDAAAIEKERKGLEADFDVSAWYNGADLSKEDGVKAMVGDAIAKGGRLDILVNNAGIQHTAPVDEFPSEKWNLILSLMLSAPFFAIQEALPAMRKQGWGRIVNIASVHGLVASVNKAAYVSAKHGLTGLTKVVALETARQAITCNAICPGWVHTPLVQKQIDAIAARDNISGEAAKEKLLSEKQPSGEFTRPEDIAAMVVFLCSENAAQMRGTLWVQDGGWTAQ, from the coding sequence ATGAACGCGGCATCGAAAAAGTCATTGAAGGGTAAGGTCGCGCTGGTCACCGGGTCGACCAGCGGCATCGGGCTTGCCGTTGCACGGGCGCTGGCGGCGGAGGGCGCGAACGTCATGATCAACGGTTTCGGCGATGCCGCAGCGATCGAAAAAGAGCGCAAGGGGCTAGAGGCCGATTTTGATGTTAGCGCGTGGTATAACGGCGCGGATTTGTCCAAGGAAGATGGGGTCAAAGCCATGGTTGGCGACGCGATCGCCAAGGGCGGGCGGCTGGACATACTGGTCAATAACGCCGGCATCCAGCACACGGCGCCGGTCGATGAATTTCCGTCTGAAAAATGGAACCTGATTTTATCGCTCATGCTTTCGGCGCCGTTTTTCGCGATACAAGAGGCTCTGCCCGCCATGCGCAAACAGGGGTGGGGGCGGATTGTGAATATCGCATCCGTGCACGGGCTTGTGGCTTCGGTCAACAAGGCGGCCTATGTTTCCGCCAAGCACGGTTTGACCGGCCTGACCAAGGTCGTGGCGCTTGAAACCGCGCGTCAGGCCATCACCTGCAACGCCATCTGTCCGGGGTGGGTGCATACGCCGTTGGTGCAAAAGCAGATCGACGCCATTGCCGCGCGCGACAATATTTCCGGCGAAGCCGCCAAGGAAAAGCTTTTGTCGGAAAAGCAACCTTCCGGCGAGTTCACTAGGCCCGAGGATATTGCCGCGATGGTCGTTTTCCTGTGTTCGGAAAACGCAGCGCAGATGCGCGGAACCCTCTGGGTGCAGGACGGCGGCTGGACGGCGCAATAG
- a CDS encoding DUF1192 domain-containing protein, giving the protein MFDDDFVPQKAKPQPKKLDSLSVDELEDYITELQEEIVRVEGEIKRKKASAQAAAGFFKKSD; this is encoded by the coding sequence ATGTTCGACGACGATTTTGTGCCGCAAAAAGCCAAGCCACAACCAAAAAAGCTCGATTCCCTATCCGTGGACGAGCTTGAAGATTATATCACAGAACTCCAAGAGGAGATTGTCCGCGTTGAAGGCGAGATCAAACGCAAAAAAGCCTCGGCTCAGGCCGCGGCGGGCTTCTTCAAAAAGTCGGACTAG
- a CDS encoding NAD(P)H-quinone oxidoreductase, whose product MRAIEITGKGGGPEALRLTERELVAVIAPDEVILRVVAAGVTRDDILQRRGLYDAPEGVTDIPGLEVSGVVEAVGAAATRFKVGDRVCALLPGGGYAEYAIAHESLCHEIPGSMDMQLAACLPKSMFTAWSSIFMRGKLRAGETLLVHGGTSGVGVMAIQMAHQCGASVYVTTGDSEKKRLCIRLGARMAIDRSMEDYAMVLRRVVPDGINVVLDMSGGGVLARDMEIMAPDGRHVSIAHMSGKTAQIDIPTLMRKRLILTGATLRGRPMAEQAAIAADLDLKIWPMIANGRVTPVLDKVFPLEYAAEAHRHIESGKHRGKVVLSVSNP is encoded by the coding sequence ATGCGGGCCATAGAAATTACCGGCAAGGGCGGCGGACCCGAGGCCCTGCGCCTGACCGAACGCGAACTTGTCGCCGTCATCGCCCCGGACGAGGTGATTTTGCGCGTGGTCGCGGCTGGCGTGACCCGCGATGACATCCTGCAGCGTCGCGGCCTGTACGACGCGCCCGAAGGTGTGACCGACATTCCGGGCCTTGAAGTATCAGGCGTGGTGGAAGCCGTGGGCGCCGCCGCCACCCGTTTCAAGGTCGGGGACCGCGTCTGCGCCCTGCTGCCCGGCGGGGGTTATGCCGAATATGCGATCGCGCACGAATCCCTGTGCCACGAAATCCCCGGATCCATGGACATGCAGCTGGCCGCCTGCTTGCCCAAATCCATGTTCACGGCCTGGAGCAGCATATTCATGCGCGGCAAACTGCGCGCCGGCGAAACCCTGCTGGTCCACGGTGGCACGTCCGGCGTGGGCGTCATGGCGATCCAGATGGCGCATCAATGCGGCGCCTCGGTCTACGTCACTACGGGGGATTCTGAAAAAAAGCGCCTGTGCATCCGTCTGGGCGCGCGCATGGCCATCGACCGATCGATGGAGGATTACGCCATGGTTCTGCGCCGCGTGGTGCCCGATGGCATCAACGTCGTGCTGGACATGTCGGGCGGCGGCGTGCTGGCCAGGGACATGGAAATCATGGCCCCCGACGGACGCCATGTTTCGATCGCGCATATGAGCGGCAAGACCGCCCAGATCGACATTCCCACGCTTATGCGCAAGCGCCTGATCCTTACCGGAGCCACACTGCGCGGGCGTCCCATGGCGGAACAGGCGGCGATCGCCGCCGACCTTGACCTCAAGATCTGGCCGATGATCGCCAACGGACGCGTCACCCCGGTTCTCGACAAGGTTTTTCCGTTGGAATACGCCGCCGAGGCGCATCGCCATATCGAATCCGGCAAGCACCGCGGCAAGGTGGTCCTAAGCGTTTCCAATCCTTAA
- a CDS encoding DUF1013 domain-containing protein: MTAPLMPKATAVWLIENTTLTFDQIAAFCALHPLEVQTIADEEGQKITGQSPIQARLVTQDEINKAQADTSYRMQAIKTDLPEPRQRSKGPRYTPISKRQDKPDAIAWLLKHHPELNDNMIGRLVGTTRGTIQSVRDKTHPNSGNFQPRSPVELGLCTYQEFDKLVQKARKQAEKEGRWKPPVEETETAEEPKSKDSGFDFTNFLRGTGS, encoded by the coding sequence ATGACCGCGCCCCTGATGCCCAAGGCCACCGCCGTGTGGCTGATCGAGAACACCACGCTGACCTTCGACCAGATCGCCGCTTTCTGCGCGCTGCACCCGCTTGAGGTCCAGACCATCGCCGACGAGGAAGGGCAGAAAATCACCGGCCAAAGCCCGATTCAGGCCCGCCTTGTGACTCAGGATGAAATCAACAAGGCTCAGGCTGACACCAGCTACCGGATGCAGGCGATCAAGACCGACCTGCCGGAACCGCGCCAGCGCTCCAAGGGCCCGCGCTATACACCGATCTCCAAGCGCCAGGACAAACCGGACGCGATCGCCTGGCTGCTCAAGCACCATCCCGAACTCAACGACAACATGATCGGCCGTCTGGTCGGCACGACCCGCGGCACCATCCAGTCGGTGCGCGACAAAACCCACCCCAACAGCGGCAATTTCCAGCCCCGCTCGCCGGTTGAACTGGGCCTGTGCACCTATCAGGAATTCGATAAACTGGTGCAAAAGGCCCGTAAACAGGCCGAAAAGGAAGGGCGTTGGAAACCCCCGGTCGAGGAAACGGAAACCGCCGAGGAACCGAAATCCAAGGATTCCGGCTTCGATTTCACCAATTTCCTGCGCGGCACCGGGTCCTGA
- a CDS encoding cytochrome ubiquinol oxidase subunit I, whose protein sequence is MTDQLVDLSRLQFAATAMYHFLFVPLTLGMTWMLVIMESVYVMTGKPVYRDMTKFWGKLFGINFALGVTTGITMEFQFGTNWAYYSHYVGDVFGAPLAIEGLMAFFLESTFIGLFFFGWDRLPKTQHLMVTILMAVGTNLSALWILIANGWMQNPLGADFSYVTMRMEMTDFWDIIFNPIAQAKFVHTVSAGYVTGAMFVLSISAWYLLKGRHLEIARRSFRIAAAFGFAAACSVIVLGDDSGYTIGEAQQTKLAAMEAMWHTEPAPAPLTLLAGINQKEMKNDWEIKIPWVLGIIATRSLTHTLPGIDEIKTENRERIARGMRAVRTLEALRKNPDNPALKERFAREKADLGYGLLLRKYVTDMNMVTPAIIDKAADDTIPRVAPMFWGFRAMVGLGFSFLALFALSFYTTLRGTFERHRWLLRWALWFLPMPWIACELGWFVAEYGRQPWTIYGVLPTHLSVSSLSVESLYGSLAGFVGFYTVLLIVEMYLMFKFARLGPDTIPDTMPDTTPDTAH, encoded by the coding sequence ATGACCGACCAACTTGTCGACCTCTCCCGCCTGCAATTCGCGGCCACGGCCATGTACCACTTCTTGTTCGTGCCCCTGACACTGGGCATGACATGGATGCTGGTGATCATGGAAAGCGTCTATGTGATGACCGGCAAGCCTGTCTACCGCGACATGACCAAATTCTGGGGCAAGCTGTTCGGCATCAATTTCGCGTTGGGCGTCACCACCGGCATCACCATGGAATTCCAGTTCGGAACCAACTGGGCCTACTATTCGCACTATGTCGGCGACGTATTCGGCGCGCCGCTGGCGATCGAGGGGCTGATGGCTTTTTTCCTCGAATCCACCTTCATCGGCCTGTTTTTCTTCGGCTGGGACCGCCTGCCAAAAACGCAGCATCTTATGGTCACCATCCTGATGGCGGTGGGCACCAATTTGTCCGCCCTGTGGATTTTGATCGCCAACGGCTGGATGCAAAACCCCCTCGGCGCAGATTTCAGCTATGTCACCATGCGCATGGAAATGACCGATTTCTGGGACATCATCTTCAACCCCATCGCACAGGCCAAATTCGTGCACACCGTTTCGGCGGGCTATGTCACCGGCGCGATGTTCGTGCTCTCCATTTCGGCCTGGTATCTGCTTAAGGGCCGACATCTGGAAATCGCGCGCCGCAGCTTCCGCATTGCCGCCGCGTTCGGCTTTGCCGCTGCCTGCTCTGTGATCGTGCTGGGCGACGATTCCGGCTACACGATCGGCGAGGCGCAGCAAACCAAACTCGCCGCGATGGAGGCGATGTGGCACACCGAACCCGCCCCGGCGCCATTGACCCTGCTGGCCGGGATCAACCAGAAGGAAATGAAGAACGACTGGGAAATCAAAATTCCATGGGTTCTGGGCATTATCGCCACCCGATCCCTGACCCACACACTGCCCGGCATTGATGAAATCAAGACGGAAAATCGCGAGCGTATCGCCCGCGGCATGCGCGCGGTGCGCACGCTGGAGGCGTTACGCAAAAACCCTGACAATCCTGCGCTCAAGGAACGGTTCGCGCGCGAGAAGGCCGATCTGGGCTACGGACTTTTGCTGCGTAAATACGTGACCGACATGAACATGGTCACCCCCGCGATCATCGACAAGGCCGCCGATGACACCATCCCCCGTGTTGCCCCGATGTTCTGGGGCTTCCGCGCGATGGTGGGGCTGGGCTTCTCCTTCCTTGCCCTGTTCGCGCTGTCCTTTTACACCACCCTGCGCGGCACGTTTGAACGCCACCGCTGGCTGCTGCGCTGGGCGCTGTGGTTCCTGCCGATGCCGTGGATCGCGTGCGAGCTTGGCTGGTTCGTCGCCGAATACGGCCGCCAGCCATGGACGATTTACGGCGTCCTGCCGACCCATCTTTCGGTTTCAAGCCTGAGTGTCGAATCGCTTTACGGGTCGCTGGCCGGTTTCGTGGGCTTCTACACCGTGCTGCTGATCGTGGAGATGTACCTGATGTTCAAATTCGCGCGCCTAGGCCCCGACACGATACCCGACACGATGCCCGACACAACGCCCGACACGGCTCACTGA
- the cydB gene encoding cytochrome d ubiquinol oxidase subunit II, with translation MLSFVILKLIWWVLVGVLLIGFAIMDGHDMGVGTLLPFVGKGDTERRVVINTVAPHWDGNQVWFITGGGAIFAAWPFVYATAFSGFYWAMLAVLWSLFFRPVGFDYRSKIESPLWRKTWDIGLFIGGFVPPVIFGVAFGNLLQGVPFYFDDTLMPHYTGTFWALLNPFALVCGLVSSAMITFHGAVYLMHRTIGDVHARARKAASVFGPLALALFALAGIWIARGGIDGYAITSVLDPASLPNPLAKDVARVAGGWLENYHRWPIAMTAPLLAFVAGLAATALARAGRTGLAFIGSSLMMTGIITTAGVSMFPFIMPSSSDPRSSLTVWDSTSSHLTLSIMFWAVVIFMPLIIFYTQWAYRVMAGKVTPEYIEKNKKTVY, from the coding sequence ATGCTCAGCTTCGTGATACTCAAGCTCATCTGGTGGGTTCTGGTCGGCGTCCTGTTGATCGGCTTCGCGATCATGGACGGCCACGACATGGGCGTCGGCACATTGCTGCCCTTTGTCGGCAAGGGCGACACCGAACGCCGGGTCGTCATCAACACCGTCGCCCCGCACTGGGACGGCAATCAGGTCTGGTTCATCACCGGCGGCGGCGCGATTTTCGCGGCATGGCCCTTCGTCTACGCCACCGCGTTTTCGGGTTTTTACTGGGCGATGCTGGCGGTGCTCTGGTCGCTGTTCTTCCGTCCCGTCGGCTTCGATTACCGCAGCAAGATCGAAAGCCCCCTTTGGCGCAAGACATGGGATATCGGCCTGTTCATCGGCGGGTTCGTGCCGCCGGTGATCTTCGGCGTCGCCTTCGGCAACCTGCTTCAAGGCGTGCCCTTTTATTTCGACGATACCTTGATGCCGCATTACACCGGCACGTTCTGGGCGCTGCTCAATCCCTTTGCCTTGGTTTGCGGCCTTGTATCCAGCGCGATGATCACCTTTCACGGCGCGGTTTACCTGATGCACCGCACAATCGGCGACGTCCACGCCCGCGCCCGCAAGGCGGCCAGCGTGTTCGGCCCGCTGGCGCTGGCGCTGTTCGCGCTGGCGGGAATCTGGATCGCGCGCGGCGGCATCGACGGCTATGCCATTACCTCGGTCCTCGACCCGGCATCGCTGCCCAACCCGCTGGCCAAGGACGTGGCGCGCGTCGCGGGCGGCTGGCTGGAAAACTATCACCGCTGGCCCATCGCCATGACTGCACCGCTGCTAGCTTTCGTGGCAGGCTTGGCGGCGACGGCGCTGGCCCGCGCCGGGCGCACGGGGCTGGCCTTTATTGGCTCCAGCCTGATGATGACCGGCATCATCACGACGGCAGGCGTGTCGATGTTCCCGTTCATCATGCCGTCCTCCAGCGATCCGCGCTCCAGCCTGACAGTCTGGGACAGCACATCCAGCCACCTGACGCTGTCGATCATGTTCTGGGCGGTGGTCATCTTCATGCCGTTGATCATCTTCTATACCCAATGGGCCTACCGCGTGATGGCGGGCAAGGTGACCCCGGAATACATCGAAAAGAACAAGAAAACCGTTTACTGA
- the cydX gene encoding cytochrome bd-I oxidase subunit CydX, producing the protein MWYLTWVLGVGFAVLLAILNAIWGENEDARNKPET; encoded by the coding sequence ATGTGGTATCTGACCTGGGTTCTGGGCGTGGGGTTCGCGGTTTTGCTGGCGATCCTCAACGCCATTTGGGGTGAGAATGAAGACGCCCGCAACAAGCCCGAAACCTGA
- a CDS encoding DUF465 domain-containing protein, translated as MPQERLEALQRKHSMLSALIEREESLPAANESYVRQLKRQKLMIKDILSGIRDDLMDEARERQQTYGRA; from the coding sequence ATGCCGCAAGAACGCCTAGAAGCCTTGCAGCGGAAGCATTCCATGCTTTCCGCGCTGATTGAACGGGAAGAAAGCCTGCCTGCTGCCAATGAAAGTTATGTACGCCAGCTCAAGCGCCAGAAGTTGATGATCAAGGATATCCTTTCGGGAATTCGCGACGATCTTATGGACGAAGCGCGCGAACGACAGCAAACTTATGGTCGTGCCTGA